The following are from one region of the Ischnura elegans chromosome X, ioIscEleg1.1, whole genome shotgun sequence genome:
- the LOC124171728 gene encoding uncharacterized protein LOC124171728 isoform X2: MWTIIFKHDVKEHDCVPNVWLVTAKKCLYPDKSKATIKRMAKECAPPEDDWDEIAISIVKRDFDVFERAFSDVVRLETGKRSITSSENEERGKGKREKRRRVNSDELSSDTDIDERRGSISIDASPAGQNNRNKSAESLNSRRQSSSLDLSNEVTHKAAKTLCPLPKSRHHVCTFAHGETVNISIAKQLCSMSRAMLGLQSAVRDVQEQLKELRKSKEVEVKEDLPMEGSDVDLLDDKIFEILNHFPLKTMEDFNKFEERLKSESEFRNSTVLALLAKSQKTSYTRTTTSILRYIISNEIIFNFTWKGQSRKEHTTSKVAFHNLAICSAVMSAVKKKWRGMVPDLSSKLELCISGWFAQTQSKLNKK, from the exons ATGTGGACTATTATTTTCAAACATGACGTGAAGGAGCATGACTGTGTACCAAATGTGTGGTTAGTGACTGCTAAAAAATGTCTTTACCCTGACAAGAGTAAGGCCACAATAAAAAGAATGGCAAAAGAGTGTGCTCCTCCTGAAGATGATTGGGATGAAATTGCCATATCGATTGTTAAACGTGATTTTG ATGTTTTTGAGAGGGCATTCTCTGATGTGGTGCGGTTGGAAACCGGAAAACGATCCATCACCAGTTCCGAGAATGAGGAAAGGGGGAAAGGTAAAAGGGAGAAAAGAAGGAGAGTCAACTCTGATGAGCTCTCATCAGATACTGATATTGACGAGCGAAGAGGCAGCATTTCCATTGATGCCAGCCCTGCAGGGcaaaacaatagaaataaaagtGCCGAGTCCCTTAATTCCAGGAGACAATCCTCTTCCCTCGATCTATCTAACGAAGTGACACATAAGGCAGCTAAGACCCTATGTCCCTTGCCCAAGAGCAGGCATCATGTCTGCACTTTCGCACACGGGGaaactgtaaatatttccatAGCGAAGCAGTTATGCTCTATGTCTA GAGCCATGTTAGGATTGCAAAGTGCAGTGAGGGATGTCCAAGAGCAGCTAAAAGAGCTGAGGAAATCAAAAGAAGTTGAGGTGAAGGAAGACCTTCCCATGGAGGGAAGTGATGTTGATTTGCTGGACGACAAGATATTTGAGATACTTAACCATTTCCCACTGAAAACAATGGAAGACTTTAACAAATTTGAAGAACGTTTGAAGAGTGAAAGTGAATTCAGAAACTCTACT GTTTTAGCTCTCCTCGCTAAATCACAAAAAACAAGTTACACGAGGACTACCACGAGTATCCTTCGAtacattatttcaaatgaaataattttcaatttcacttgGAAGGGCCAGAGCCGCAAAGAGCATACCACATCAAAAGTGGCATTCCATAATTTGGCCATCTGCTCGGCTGTGATGA GTGCGGTTAAAAAGAAGTGGAGGGGTATGGTACCTGACTTAAGTAGCAAATTAGAATTGTGTATTTCTGGCTGGTTTGCCCAGACTCAAAGCaagctaaataaaaaatga
- the LOC124171728 gene encoding uncharacterized protein LOC124171728 isoform X1: MSLTEQTVLNGLLIFAVTIYASLVCVQFKVSFYLFLGHSIIMWTIIFKHDVKEHDCVPNVWLVTAKKCLYPDKSKATIKRMAKECAPPEDDWDEIAISIVKRDFDVFERAFSDVVRLETGKRSITSSENEERGKGKREKRRRVNSDELSSDTDIDERRGSISIDASPAGQNNRNKSAESLNSRRQSSSLDLSNEVTHKAAKTLCPLPKSRHHVCTFAHGETVNISIAKQLCSMSRAMLGLQSAVRDVQEQLKELRKSKEVEVKEDLPMEGSDVDLLDDKIFEILNHFPLKTMEDFNKFEERLKSESEFRNSTVLALLAKSQKTSYTRTTTSILRYIISNEIIFNFTWKGQSRKEHTTSKVAFHNLAICSAVMSAVKKKWRGMVPDLSSKLELCISGWFAQTQSKLNKK, encoded by the exons atgagtttgACAGAACAGACTGTGCTGAATGGTTTACTCATATTTGCTGTTACTATATATGCATCACTTGTATGTGTACAATTTAAAGtgtctttttatctttttctagGTCATTCAATTATCATGTGGACTATTATTTTCAAACATGACGTGAAGGAGCATGACTGTGTACCAAATGTGTGGTTAGTGACTGCTAAAAAATGTCTTTACCCTGACAAGAGTAAGGCCACAATAAAAAGAATGGCAAAAGAGTGTGCTCCTCCTGAAGATGATTGGGATGAAATTGCCATATCGATTGTTAAACGTGATTTTG ATGTTTTTGAGAGGGCATTCTCTGATGTGGTGCGGTTGGAAACCGGAAAACGATCCATCACCAGTTCCGAGAATGAGGAAAGGGGGAAAGGTAAAAGGGAGAAAAGAAGGAGAGTCAACTCTGATGAGCTCTCATCAGATACTGATATTGACGAGCGAAGAGGCAGCATTTCCATTGATGCCAGCCCTGCAGGGcaaaacaatagaaataaaagtGCCGAGTCCCTTAATTCCAGGAGACAATCCTCTTCCCTCGATCTATCTAACGAAGTGACACATAAGGCAGCTAAGACCCTATGTCCCTTGCCCAAGAGCAGGCATCATGTCTGCACTTTCGCACACGGGGaaactgtaaatatttccatAGCGAAGCAGTTATGCTCTATGTCTA GAGCCATGTTAGGATTGCAAAGTGCAGTGAGGGATGTCCAAGAGCAGCTAAAAGAGCTGAGGAAATCAAAAGAAGTTGAGGTGAAGGAAGACCTTCCCATGGAGGGAAGTGATGTTGATTTGCTGGACGACAAGATATTTGAGATACTTAACCATTTCCCACTGAAAACAATGGAAGACTTTAACAAATTTGAAGAACGTTTGAAGAGTGAAAGTGAATTCAGAAACTCTACT GTTTTAGCTCTCCTCGCTAAATCACAAAAAACAAGTTACACGAGGACTACCACGAGTATCCTTCGAtacattatttcaaatgaaataattttcaatttcacttgGAAGGGCCAGAGCCGCAAAGAGCATACCACATCAAAAGTGGCATTCCATAATTTGGCCATCTGCTCGGCTGTGATGA GTGCGGTTAAAAAGAAGTGGAGGGGTATGGTACCTGACTTAAGTAGCAAATTAGAATTGTGTATTTCTGGCTGGTTTGCCCAGACTCAAAGCaagctaaataaaaaatga